AGATGCAGATCGAGCTCGATGAGGTCGAGGCCCGCCGCTTGCGCGGCGACGAAGGAACGCAGGGTGTTCTCGGGCTCGACGCCCATGACCCCACGATGACCGATGGTGAGGAAGTTCAAGATCCACTCGCTTCCGTCGACGGAGGCTCGGCGACCGCACGGCCGGGGAGCCGCGCGCAATGTCGCAGCCTAATGGCCCGCCTCGGTGAAGGAACCGTGTGGACGGGGGTCGGTGGCCTCCTCGGATCTGGTCCCCGCGATCCCCAGGAGCAGACCGGTGATCAGGGCGGCGACAAGGACGGCACGGGTGCTCACGGGTGCGCTGCTCCGAACGGAGGGGGGACGGCTGACCCCCTCCGTCCTACCGGCGGCACCCCCACCCGGGCGAGCCGCGTCACCCGGGCGTGGGCGAGTCCTTCACGTATTGACCGGGTGGCAGCGGAGGTTGACCGGGGGACGGTGGAACGCCCCCGCCCCCGCCTCTGCCCTCGCCCTCTCCCCGCGCCTCCAGCTCGGACAGGTCGGTGAGCATCGCCTCGGCCAGTTCCACCTCCGCCTCCAGGCGCCGCTCGCTCCAGCGCAGTGCGACCTGCGGATGCGACCACGCCTTTGCCCCGTCCGCGCCGTCCACCCGCGCGAGCGCGTCCCTGACCTCCGTCAGCTCGCCCCTGGTCCGCGCGATGTGTTCGGCCACCAGGCCCCGGAGCCGGCCCGGGTCCGTGAGGTGGCCGAGCCAGATCCGCAGCAGCAGGGGGTGCTTGAGGACGGGCGGGCCGGCGTCCCGGCCGCCGTCGGCCCAGGCGGTCAGCGCGGCGCGGCCCTCGTCGGTGATGGCGTACGCCCGCTTCGTACGGGGCTCCTCGGGGCCCGAGCGGCGCGACGTGGCGTAACCGAGTGTTTCGAGGCGGCGCAGTTCGGCGTAGATCTGGCTGATGGCGGGCGACCAGTAGAAGAAGCGGAGGGAGGCGTCCGCCCACTTCTTCAGCTCGTACCCGGTCCGCTCGCCGGGAAAGGAGAGCAGCCCGAGGACGGCCCACGCGGTCGGCGGCAACTCGGCACCCCCGTCAGTCGAGGCGCTGCCGCCGTGCTGCTGCGAGGTGGTTCGACGCGCGGCCATAGGGCGCATTGAAGTGAAGGGGACGGGGCGGGCGCAAGGGGTGGGTCCGCGCCGGTGGGCGAGGTGGCCCCGGCACCTCCCCGGCCGGCGAGGGGGTCAGCCCGCCGGCCTCCGCTTCGGCTGACGGTTCGCCGCCAGCGTCAGGGTGCGGGCCCGCTGGGCGATCTCGTCGAGCTGCGCCGCCGGGCTGTAGACCGTCAGCGCGGAACGCAGCTTGTCGAGGAGCAGGGCGTCCGGGGTCGGCGCGGTCTCGCCGTCGTACGCGAGCCCCGTCACGTCATCGAGACCGCTGAGCCGCAACTCCTCGACGCGCTCGGAGCGGAACACCCGCGAGCGCCGCAGCGCACCGCCCAGCGCGGACAGGGCGACGCGCGTCCGGGCGAGCGGCGCCTCCGCGTCGACCGTGCGGATGTCGAGGAGACCGTCGTCCAGGCGCGGCCGGTGCGTGAGGGCGAGGCCGTCCGGCACGTACTGGCCGTTGCCCGCGAACAGCAGCCACAGCACGCGGTCGTGCCCGTCGAGCCGGATCCGCAGCGGGGCCGCGGTCCGCAACACCTCGACGAACGACACGGCCGCCGCGGGCCACTTGCCGATGCGACCCTCCAACTTCTCGCGCTTGCGCACGAGTTCCGGATAGATGCCGATGCTGAACGTGTTGACGAACCCCGCGACCTCCTTGCCCTCTCCGTCGCGCACCATCGCCAGATCGACGCGCACCGCCTCGCCGCGCGCGACGGCGTGCGCGGTGTCCTCGAAGGTGGGCGTGCCCACGTCCAGGGCGAAGTGGTTCAAGGTGCCGCCGGGGAAGACCGCGAGCGCGAGCCCCGCCGCGGCGGCGCGCCGGGCCGTCGCGTTCACCGTGCCGTCCCCGCCGCACACGCCGAGCACCCCGGCCGCCCCGGAGGCCCGCGCCACCGCCTCGTCGAGGATCTCGTCGAGGTCGTCACCCGGACCGCACGACAGGACCTCGGCCTTCGGCAGGAGCAGCTCCAGATGCTCGCCCGCGGGCAGCCGCCCCGGAACCCCTTTCCCAGAACCGGAGTTGAGGACGACGACGAGCCCCTCGCCCTCAGGCAGCGCGGGCGCCTTCACCCGGGTGCGACGGAACTGCGCGGGCGAGGGATGCGGCGCCCACCAGTAGCAGGTCACCGCGGCCGCCGCCGCGCCGAGGGCGCAGCCCGCGAGGACGTCACCGGGGTAGTGCACCCCCACGTACACCCGGGAGAACGCCACGGCCGCGGCGACCGGCGCGAGCAGCGCGCCGTACCGGGGCGCCTCCAGCGCCACCCCCACCGCGAACGCCGCCGCCGACGCGGCGTGCCCGGACGGGAACGAGGACGTCCACGGCGTCTTGGAGAGGCGTCGCATGGCGGGCACGGCGGTGAGGACGGGGCGACGTCGGCGTACGGCGTACTTGGCCACCGCGTTCGTCGTCACCGAGGCCAGCGCGAGGGCGCCCACCCCGCGCCGTGCGGCACGCCGGGCCGCGGGGCCGCCGACGACCGCGAGGGCGGCCGCCGTGCCGAACCAGAGCCGCCCGTGGTTCGCCGCCCTGCTCAGCGGTGGCAGCACCTGCTCCGCGCCCGGCAGCCGCGCCGACGCCACCTGTTCGAACCAGCGCCGGTCGATGCTCCCGATGCGTCGTTTCATGGGCTCACTCGAACAGGGCGACACGGCGAAGGCCCGTGATGCTCGTCCGAACGGGGCAGTTGGTTCAGTCTTGGGAGCGGCCCCCGACCGCCGGGCGGCACCCGACCGGACGGAGCACCGCATGACGCCGCGACGCCGCCTCGACGTGCAGGTCAAGCGGGTCTACGACGAGGTGTCGCCCGACGACGGCACGCGCGTCCTCGTCGACAGGCTGTGGCCGCGCGGGCTGTCCAAGGACAAGGCGCGGCTCGACGCGTGGGACAAGGAGATCGCTCCGTCGAACGAGCTGCGCCGCTGGTACGACCACGATCCCGAGCGCTTCGAGGAGTTCGCCGAGCGCTACCGCCACGAGCTCGCCGACGAGGAACGGTCCACCGAGCTCGACCGGCTGCGGACCCTCGCCCACGAAGGCCGGCTCACCCTCCTGACGGCCACGAAGGACCTTCCGCACGGGCACGTACGCGTGCTCGTCGCCGCATTGGAGTCAAAGGGGTAAACAGGAGGACGCAGGACAACAGAGGGCAGGGGGAGTGGCGCAGGCAGGCCACCCACGTCACAGGGCAGGACAGACAGGGCAGGACAGGAACTCCAGGAGGTACACACCGTGCTCGTCGACCTTTCCGGCAAGACCGCGCTCGTCACCGGCTCGACCCAGGGAATCGGCGCGGCGATCGCCGTCGGCCTGGCGCGGGCGGGCGCCGAGGTCGCGGTCAACGGGCGGTCCCGCGACTCCGTGGACGCGGCCGTCGACCGGCTCAAGGGTGAGTGCGACGGCGCCGGGTTCCTCGCGGCGCCGGGCGACATCTCCACGGACGAGGGCGCGCGGCAGGTCTTCGAGGCCGTGCCGCGGGCGGACATCCTCGTCAACAACCTCGGCATCTTCGGCGCAGAGCCCGCCCTCGGCATCACCGACGACGAATGGCGCCGCTACTTCGAGGTCAACGTACTGACCGCCGTGCGGATGATCCGCCACTACCTGCCGGGCATGAAGGACCGCTCCTGGGGCCGCGTCCTGAACATCGCCAGCGACTCGGCGCTCGTCACGCCCGCGGAGATGATCCACTACGGCATGTCGAAGACCGCGCTGCTCGCCGTGTCGCGGGGCTTCGCGAAGGAGGCGGCGGGGTCCGGCGTCACCGTCAACTCCGTGATCGCGGGCCCGACGCACACCGGCGGCGTGGAGGACTTCGTCTACGAACTGGTCGACCGCGCGCTGCCGTGGGACGAGGCCCAGCGGACGTTCATGACCGAGCACCGCCCCCAGTCCCTGATCCAGCGCCTCATCGAGCCGGAGGAGATCGCGAACATGGTCGTCTACCTCAGCTCCCCACTGGCATCCGCGACGACGGGCGGCGCGGTGCGGGTGGACGGCGGTTACGTGGACTCGATCGTTCCGTAGGGCGGGCGCCCGGTGGTGTGTC
The window above is part of the Streptomyces venezuelae genome. Proteins encoded here:
- a CDS encoding DUF488 domain-containing protein gives rise to the protein MTPRRRLDVQVKRVYDEVSPDDGTRVLVDRLWPRGLSKDKARLDAWDKEIAPSNELRRWYDHDPERFEEFAERYRHELADEERSTELDRLRTLAHEGRLTLLTATKDLPHGHVRVLVAALESKG
- a CDS encoding phosphatase PAP2 family protein, with translation MKRRIGSIDRRWFEQVASARLPGAEQVLPPLSRAANHGRLWFGTAAALAVVGGPAARRAARRGVGALALASVTTNAVAKYAVRRRRPVLTAVPAMRRLSKTPWTSSFPSGHAASAAAFAVGVALEAPRYGALLAPVAAAVAFSRVYVGVHYPGDVLAGCALGAAAAAVTCYWWAPHPSPAQFRRTRVKAPALPEGEGLVVVLNSGSGKGVPGRLPAGEHLELLLPKAEVLSCGPGDDLDEILDEAVARASGAAGVLGVCGGDGTVNATARRAAAAGLALAVFPGGTLNHFALDVGTPTFEDTAHAVARGEAVRVDLAMVRDGEGKEVAGFVNTFSIGIYPELVRKREKLEGRIGKWPAAAVSFVEVLRTAAPLRIRLDGHDRVLWLLFAGNGQYVPDGLALTHRPRLDDGLLDIRTVDAEAPLARTRVALSALGGALRRSRVFRSERVEELRLSGLDDVTGLAYDGETAPTPDALLLDKLRSALTVYSPAAQLDEIAQRARTLTLAANRQPKRRPAG
- a CDS encoding SDR family NAD(P)-dependent oxidoreductase — protein: MLVDLSGKTALVTGSTQGIGAAIAVGLARAGAEVAVNGRSRDSVDAAVDRLKGECDGAGFLAAPGDISTDEGARQVFEAVPRADILVNNLGIFGAEPALGITDDEWRRYFEVNVLTAVRMIRHYLPGMKDRSWGRVLNIASDSALVTPAEMIHYGMSKTALLAVSRGFAKEAAGSGVTVNSVIAGPTHTGGVEDFVYELVDRALPWDEAQRTFMTEHRPQSLIQRLIEPEEIANMVVYLSSPLASATTGGAVRVDGGYVDSIVP
- a CDS encoding PadR family transcriptional regulator, whose amino-acid sequence is MAARRTTSQQHGGSASTDGGAELPPTAWAVLGLLSFPGERTGYELKKWADASLRFFYWSPAISQIYAELRRLETLGYATSRRSGPEEPRTKRAYAITDEGRAALTAWADGGRDAGPPVLKHPLLLRIWLGHLTDPGRLRGLVAEHIARTRGELTEVRDALARVDGADGAKAWSHPQVALRWSERRLEAEVELAEAMLTDLSELEARGEGEGRGGGGGVPPSPGQPPLPPGQYVKDSPTPG